From a region of the Candidatus Brocadia sp. genome:
- a CDS encoding carbonic anhydrase: MEVGNIFRHLLVHNEAFVKNTEVTKFLAYATHQNPYITLLTCSDSRVQGDILGKDIFNKVFIIRNAGNQFAVNRGSIEYSLFVLKTPVMLVLGHTDCGAVKFATHACVTQSKEIVNLSKSVDHLMKTDYSSLSREIKTEMLPLTIPIERGIPDLKKIQNEMKELAFLSQTNVDYQIEKALKYYGERVKEGKLTIIGGIYDFVGAYSNQLGRVLITNINGIINLIDLQESARSIIKRMPNYDENSGGYKITSELISEKVTRIAV; encoded by the coding sequence ATGGAAGTTGGAAATATTTTTCGGCACTTGCTGGTACATAATGAGGCGTTTGTAAAGAATACGGAAGTAACGAAGTTTTTAGCCTATGCCACGCACCAGAATCCGTACATTACCCTGCTGACCTGTTCTGATTCCCGGGTGCAGGGCGACATCTTAGGGAAAGACATATTTAACAAGGTGTTTATTATCCGAAATGCCGGGAATCAGTTCGCTGTCAACCGTGGCTCCATCGAATATTCGCTCTTTGTCCTCAAAACTCCCGTTATGCTGGTGCTGGGGCATACTGATTGCGGCGCGGTAAAATTTGCCACGCATGCCTGTGTAACGCAGTCGAAAGAGATTGTTAATCTGTCGAAGTCTGTTGATCATCTCATGAAGACGGATTATTCATCACTCAGCCGCGAGATCAAGACTGAGATGCTTCCTTTGACGATTCCTATTGAACGGGGGATTCCCGATTTAAAAAAGATTCAAAACGAAATGAAAGAGCTTGCGTTTCTGAGCCAAACCAATGTGGACTATCAGATAGAAAAGGCATTAAAATATTATGGTGAAAGGGTAAAGGAAGGCAAACTGACGATCATCGGCGGGATTTATGACTTCGTGGGCGCCTATTCAAATCAGCTTGGCCGGGTGCTCATTACCAATATTAATGGTATTATTAATCTGATAGACTTGCAGGAGAGTGCAAGAAGCATCATTAAGAGAATGCCAAACTACGATGAAAATAGCGGCGGATATAAGATTACCAGCGAGCTGATTAGTGAGAAGGTAACTCGTATAGCCGTATAG
- the glnA gene encoding type I glutamate--ammonia ligase: MTSEHTDLAIISRAKDDNVKLVQLQFTDINGNIKAVTIPVERFPESIEKGIWFDGSSIEGFTRICESDMYLKPDTSTYSLLPWETEEPTARLFCDVYMPDGSPFEGDPRYILKRAIKNARAMNFEYNVGPELEFFLFKPKNNGQVEPTPHDVGSYFDFSPRDLAGNVRRDIIFTLEKMGLNVEMSHHEVAPGQHEIDFKYAEALKTAENALTFKQVVKSIAHQHDLYATFMPKPIFGMCGSGMHCHQSLFDITIKKNIFFDEKDEYKLSKVARQFVAGQLQHVRAMSAILSPTVNSYKRLVPGYEAPVYICWGQKNRSALIRIPRYSQGREQSTRAELRCPDPSNNPYLALAVMLEAGLDGIKRGLVPPNPVEENVYEFNKDELAYRNIATLPNSLGEAIEELKKNKLMETALGSHTYHVYIHAKMAEWDEYQIQVTDWEHKKYFETT, encoded by the coding sequence ATGACCAGTGAGCATACAGATTTAGCGATTATCAGTCGGGCAAAAGACGACAATGTGAAACTTGTTCAGCTGCAATTTACCGATATCAACGGAAATATCAAGGCCGTTACCATACCGGTAGAGAGATTCCCGGAATCCATTGAGAAGGGGATCTGGTTCGACGGTTCGTCAATCGAAGGGTTTACGCGGATTTGCGAGAGCGACATGTATCTCAAGCCTGATACCAGCACCTATTCACTGCTTCCCTGGGAGACGGAAGAGCCAACGGCAAGACTCTTTTGTGATGTCTATATGCCCGATGGTTCCCCTTTTGAAGGCGACCCCCGGTATATCCTGAAACGGGCCATTAAAAATGCGCGGGCGATGAATTTTGAGTATAACGTAGGCCCCGAGCTGGAGTTTTTCCTGTTTAAGCCAAAAAATAACGGACAGGTGGAGCCTACTCCCCATGATGTGGGAAGTTATTTTGACTTTTCGCCGAGAGACCTTGCCGGGAATGTGAGAAGGGATATTATTTTTACGTTGGAGAAGATGGGCCTGAACGTCGAGATGAGCCATCATGAGGTTGCCCCGGGTCAGCATGAGATTGACTTCAAATACGCCGAGGCGCTGAAGACGGCGGAAAACGCCCTGACGTTTAAGCAGGTGGTAAAGTCGATAGCGCATCAGCACGATTTATATGCCACCTTTATGCCGAAGCCCATTTTTGGGATGTGTGGCAGCGGGATGCATTGTCATCAGAGCCTTTTTGATATTACCATAAAAAAGAATATCTTCTTTGATGAAAAGGATGAATATAAACTGAGCAAGGTGGCAAGGCAATTTGTTGCCGGACAACTCCAGCACGTTCGCGCTATGAGCGCCATCCTGTCGCCCACCGTAAATTCCTACAAGAGACTGGTGCCGGGGTATGAGGCGCCGGTCTATATCTGCTGGGGGCAAAAAAACCGGTCTGCCCTGATACGGATTCCGCGATACTCTCAGGGGAGAGAACAGTCAACGCGGGCGGAGTTGAGATGCCCGGACCCCAGTAATAATCCGTACCTCGCCCTTGCAGTTATGCTCGAAGCGGGGCTTGATGGCATTAAAAGAGGCCTGGTGCCGCCGAACCCGGTGGAAGAGAATGTCTATGAATTTAATAAAGATGAACTGGCGTACCGGAATATTGCCACCCTGCCGAACTCGCTGGGTGAGGCAATTGAAGAGTTAAAGAAAAACAAGCTGATGGAGACTGCGTTAGGTTCGCACACCTATCATGTCTATATTCACGCGAAAATGGCGGAATGGGATGAATATCAGATACAGGTAACCGATTGGGAGCATAAGAAATACTTTGAGACAACGTAG
- a CDS encoding MOSC domain-containing protein produces the protein MGKIVAVCISEKKGTQKRDVGAGRLIEHFGLEGDAHAGKWHRQVSLLARESADIMREKGLKIKDGDFGENIVTEGIELKSLPIGTILKIGNGITIRVTQIGKLCHDRCAIYYTAGDCIMPREGIFGEILTGGTIQAGDEIEILEQGAERAAKT, from the coding sequence ATGGGAAAAATTGTAGCCGTCTGTATCAGTGAAAAAAAGGGCACCCAAAAGCGCGACGTCGGCGCCGGCAGGCTAATTGAGCATTTTGGCCTCGAAGGGGATGCCCACGCCGGAAAGTGGCACCGCCAGGTCAGCTTGCTTGCCCGGGAAAGCGCAGACATCATGCGTGAAAAAGGACTTAAGATCAAAGACGGCGACTTTGGGGAAAACATCGTTACGGAAGGCATCGAACTCAAATCCCTCCCCATCGGCACCATCCTAAAAATTGGCAACGGCATAACCATTCGCGTAACCCAGATCGGCAAGCTGTGCCATGACCGCTGCGCTATCTACTATACGGCTGGCGACTGCATCATGCCCCGGGAGGGCATCTTTGGAGAGATCCTTACGGGCGGCACGATTCAAGCGGGCGATGAAATTGAAATCCTCGAACAGGGTGCGGAAAGAGCAGCAAAGACATGA
- a CDS encoding MogA/MoaB family molybdenum cofactor biosynthesis protein yields the protein MIRAAILTLSDKGSRGEREDKSGEVIRNMLAGIDATITTYEVIPDEKDLITKKLLEFADRADLIVTTGGTGVGPRDVTPEATRAVIEKELPGFSEAMRMEGLKHTPRAMGSRAIAGIYRQTLIINLPGSPKGVAENLAVVLPVIPHTIGLIKGQVSDCAKDREKHA from the coding sequence ATGATACGGGCAGCCATTCTGACACTCAGCGATAAAGGCTCACGGGGCGAACGCGAGGACAAGAGCGGCGAGGTGATCCGGAACATGCTTGCGGGCATCGACGCCACAATCACCACCTACGAAGTCATCCCTGACGAAAAGGACCTGATCACAAAAAAACTCCTCGAATTCGCCGACAGGGCAGACCTGATCGTCACCACGGGCGGAACGGGCGTCGGCCCCAGAGACGTTACCCCTGAGGCCACACGGGCAGTCATCGAAAAAGAATTGCCTGGTTTTAGTGAGGCGATGCGCATGGAGGGACTCAAACACACACCCAGGGCCATGGGGTCACGGGCAATTGCCGGGATATACCGGCAGACCCTCATCATCAATCTCCCGGGCAGCCCAAAGGGCGTCGCCGAAAACCTGGCCGTCGTACTCCCCGTCATCCCCCACACCATCGGCCTCATCAAGGGCCAGGTGAGCGACTGCGCAAAAGACCGCGAGAAGCACGCGTAA
- a CDS encoding DUF433 domain-containing protein, whose product MDNRIEANPDICHGQPCIKGTRIMVYIIIELLESGLTPDDIVKDYYPQITKDDIKQCLHYAASLIKDQEYIPFEEATQH is encoded by the coding sequence ATGGACAACCGTATAGAAGCGAATCCGGATATATGTCATGGTCAACCCTGTATAAAAGGGACACGGATTATGGTATATATCATCATCGAACTTCTCGAATCTGGTTTAACACCCGATGACATTGTAAAGGATTATTATCCACAGATAACAAAAGACGACATAAAGCAATGTTTGCATTATGCCGCTTCACTTATTAAGGATCAGGAATATATTCCGTTTGAAGAGGCAACACAACATTGA
- a CDS encoding DUF5615 family PIN-like protein has protein sequence MRFLADENIFPSLVSHLLKSGHDIKAIQEFCLHGATDDTIVDLAIKEERTIITFDKHFGDILRYPPQNLFGTILIRIHPPLLEDILFAIDNLFQAYHANTFKGRLVVLSKQGYRIR, from the coding sequence TTGAGATTCCTTGCGGATGAGAATATATTTCCCTCTCTTGTATCGCATCTTCTCAAATCCGGGCACGACATTAAAGCTATTCAGGAATTTTGCCTTCACGGGGCAACAGATGATACGATTGTTGATTTGGCAATAAAGGAAGAAAGAACTATCATAACCTTTGATAAACATTTTGGTGATATTCTCAGGTATCCTCCACAAAATTTATTTGGTACCATCCTTATACGGATTCACCCTCCTCTGTTAGAAGACATCCTTTTCGCAATAGATAACCTCTTTCAGGCCTACCATGCCAATACCTTCAAGGGAAGGCTTGTCGTGTTATCTAAACAGGGCTATAGAATACGGTAG
- a CDS encoding SLATT domain-containing protein, whose protein sequence is MSNNKDENSFPVLSWNSNEWDVSLKKLYEYVVRETRKAITWYDEKRRSKRVWGYSLRMSAIIVTGVSGVIPVLSQIFLTERLNPLWATIAIAVAAILIALDRFAGLTSGWVRYMITQMELDRLLETFCFDWEKNRLAYSGSVSTPEQAKEALLLCKEFILKIREMVKNETQMWASEFQTALKEIEKASGATNQSRNQ, encoded by the coding sequence ATGTCAAACAACAAAGATGAAAATTCATTTCCTGTGTTGTCCTGGAATTCAAACGAATGGGACGTTTCGTTGAAAAAGCTATATGAGTACGTTGTACGGGAAACCAGGAAGGCGATAACGTGGTACGACGAGAAGCGCCGGAGTAAAAGGGTATGGGGATATAGTTTGCGTATGAGCGCCATCATTGTAACCGGCGTATCAGGTGTTATTCCCGTGTTGAGCCAGATCTTTCTTACAGAAAGACTCAATCCTCTGTGGGCTACCATAGCGATAGCAGTTGCCGCTATTCTTATTGCACTGGACCGGTTTGCAGGGTTGACCAGTGGTTGGGTGAGGTACATGATTACCCAGATGGAACTGGATCGGTTACTGGAAACCTTTTGTTTCGACTGGGAGAAGAACAGGCTTGCATATTCAGGTAGTGTTTCCACTCCGGAACAGGCAAAAGAAGCCCTTTTGTTATGCAAAGAATTTATCTTGAAAATACGGGAAATGGTAAAGAATGAGACGCAGATGTGGGCGAGCGAGTTTCAAACGGCGCTGAAAGAGATAGAAAAGGCATCCGGAGCAACAAATCAGAGCAGAAATCAATAA
- a CDS encoding ISL3 family transposase: MSPLSILPYFPFQRVRITKQTVFPDAEISQLTAVPDERFRPICHACGSKAQRIYRHDKRSLRDLNPGSVRVWIHCSYRKIACEPCNRIVVEDLGFFQPYSRVTHRLAAYIHELCKVLAVTEVAKHFGINWKTVKTIDTFFLERQYAQTDYQNLRILAVDEISVKKGQRYLTVVLDYLSGRVVWVGKERTKETLGTFFAGMTEEQRQALEAIAMDMWDPYIHAVKKHVPHVKIVFDLFHVVSSFGKVIDKVRNAEYQKASKKDKDIIKGSKYLLLKNKRNIRRKKHREHLKQLLSLNETINTVLILKDKLKHIWTYTSRTWARKAIDVAKTLNYSVVNKFANMLTKYRYGILNHCDYKIHTSKLEGVNNKIKVIKRKAYGFHDERYFSLKIIQAFAN, translated from the coding sequence ATGTCCCCATTAAGTATATTACCATATTTTCCTTTTCAGCGGGTAAGAATTACGAAGCAAACTGTTTTTCCTGATGCTGAGATATCTCAGCTTACTGCCGTGCCCGATGAACGATTTCGCCCAATATGTCATGCGTGTGGCAGCAAAGCACAGCGCATTTACCGCCATGACAAACGATCTTTGCGGGATCTGAATCCTGGTTCAGTTCGCGTATGGATACATTGTTCGTATCGTAAGATAGCCTGTGAGCCATGCAATCGAATCGTAGTTGAAGACTTGGGTTTTTTTCAACCCTACAGTCGTGTTACGCATCGTTTAGCAGCGTATATTCACGAATTGTGTAAAGTGTTAGCCGTAACCGAAGTTGCAAAACATTTTGGAATTAACTGGAAAACCGTAAAAACCATCGATACGTTTTTTCTGGAACGACAATACGCGCAGACAGATTATCAGAATCTTCGCATACTGGCGGTAGACGAAATCTCTGTTAAGAAGGGACAGCGCTATTTGACCGTTGTTCTGGACTATCTGAGTGGCCGCGTAGTCTGGGTGGGAAAGGAAAGAACAAAAGAAACCCTGGGAACCTTCTTTGCGGGTATGACAGAGGAACAAAGGCAGGCGCTTGAGGCCATTGCCATGGATATGTGGGATCCTTATATTCATGCAGTAAAAAAGCACGTGCCTCATGTTAAGATAGTCTTTGACCTGTTTCATGTGGTTTCAAGTTTTGGTAAAGTTATTGACAAGGTGAGAAATGCTGAATATCAAAAAGCATCGAAGAAGGATAAGGACATCATCAAGGGTTCAAAATATCTTTTGTTAAAAAACAAACGAAATATTCGCAGGAAAAAACACCGAGAACATCTCAAACAGCTCTTGTCGCTCAATGAAACCATAAATACCGTTCTGATTCTTAAAGATAAACTCAAACATATTTGGACCTATACCTCACGGACGTGGGCGAGAAAAGCCATTGATGTAGCGAAAACACTAAACTATTCTGTCGTGAATAAGTTTGCAAATATGCTTACAAAATACCGCTACGGAATCTTGAATCACTGCGATTATAAAATTCATACCAGTAAACTCGAAGGGGTTAATAATAAGATCAAAGTTATCAAAAGAAAAGCTTATGGATTTCATGACGAACGGTACTTTTCATTAAAAATTATACAAGCTTTTGCAAACTAA
- a CDS encoding SUMF1/EgtB/PvdO family nonheme iron enzyme: protein MFLRDLPQIKKPANLISGTGTAEELLSGYFQAAKHGLTIELVKAYCKEKRAIFLIDGLDEIEPEFRKIVVESLATLRTDYHCNKMVLSGRLHGIDAAVNNQFGEKRVEINPLNLNQVELFIDKWCKFDRELQAKGKTSSMMCSEIKEHQNVEELITTPLMLTAACVLYHYDKKLPEQRADLYEKVISNLIHKRFSNPNEVLRFLMELAYEVHTAKQGKLGKDFDASKIGFDKALALRVMETIFGREKDETKTQHELRLINEFDKIEQNCGLLRLEGGQYRFWHLTFQEFLMARKIAMFERDHAKVINEKYWDNDWFKEMIELFIGHLSNTANAIAVGIVEDKLRSHDSSPFRNWRLACNCLLDIHPDMRDSKVVKLAQECLCSIFEQKLEQDSKILTEAGEILGLLGDPRDLKKFVLIEGGEYDLEGLGKVDISPFEICKYPVTNQWYKEFVDAKGYEKPEYWSPHGQKWLEQQQEKFPRYWHERKWKCPNSPVVGISWYEAYAFCNWLTKDDRYIYRLPTEQEWQVVASGIERRVYPWDNGWDKLRCNNWEIGLQKTSPVGIFKKGDTPEGISDVVGNVWEWTDSWYDKAEMRVLRGGSWGSGDYDYQCTSRNHGVPFGRRSDVGFRCARTLKL, encoded by the coding sequence GTGTTTTTACGTGATCTGCCGCAGATAAAGAAACCGGCAAACCTTATTTCTGGTACCGGCACGGCAGAAGAACTCTTGTCTGGTTATTTTCAGGCGGCAAAACACGGGCTGACCATCGAACTTGTCAAGGCATACTGTAAAGAAAAACGAGCAATTTTTTTAATTGACGGGCTGGATGAAATTGAGCCAGAATTTAGGAAAATTGTGGTTGAATCGTTGGCTACCCTCAGAACTGATTATCATTGTAATAAAATGGTGCTATCGGGCAGACTCCACGGTATAGACGCAGCAGTCAATAACCAGTTCGGCGAAAAACGGGTGGAAATCAATCCTCTTAACTTAAACCAGGTAGAACTTTTCATCGACAAATGGTGCAAATTCGACCGCGAACTGCAAGCCAAAGGGAAAACATCTTCCATGATGTGTAGTGAAATTAAGGAACATCAGAATGTGGAAGAATTAATTACAACCCCATTGATGCTTACGGCAGCGTGCGTTCTCTATCATTACGACAAAAAATTGCCAGAACAACGGGCTGACCTCTACGAAAAAGTCATAAGCAATCTCATCCACAAGCGTTTTTCCAATCCAAATGAAGTTTTGAGGTTTTTAATGGAGTTGGCGTATGAAGTGCACACTGCAAAACAGGGAAAGCTGGGGAAGGACTTCGACGCAAGTAAAATAGGATTTGATAAAGCCTTAGCCCTGAGAGTCATGGAAACTATTTTTGGAAGGGAAAAGGACGAAACAAAAACGCAGCACGAGCTTAGACTGATAAATGAATTCGATAAAATAGAACAAAACTGTGGCTTGTTAAGACTGGAGGGCGGGCAATATCGCTTCTGGCATCTGACTTTTCAGGAATTCCTGATGGCAAGGAAAATAGCGATGTTTGAACGTGACCATGCTAAGGTAATTAATGAAAAATATTGGGATAATGACTGGTTTAAAGAAATGATAGAATTGTTCATTGGTCATTTAAGCAACACTGCAAACGCAATTGCTGTTGGCATTGTGGAAGACAAGTTACGCTCCCATGATTCAAGTCCTTTCCGAAATTGGCGATTGGCTTGTAATTGTTTATTGGACATTCATCCAGACATGAGAGACTCAAAGGTCGTTAAGCTGGCGCAGGAATGCTTATGTTCAATATTTGAGCAAAAACTTGAACAAGACTCTAAAATACTTACTGAGGCTGGAGAAATTCTGGGTTTGCTAGGTGATCCTAGGGATTTAAAAAAATTTGTACTAATTGAAGGGGGAGAATATGATTTAGAAGGCTTGGGTAAGGTTGATATTTCCCCCTTTGAAATATGCAAATATCCGGTTACCAACCAGTGGTATAAGGAGTTTGTTGATGCTAAAGGATATGAAAAGCCCGAATATTGGAGCCCACACGGGCAGAAATGGCTTGAGCAACAACAAGAAAAATTTCCTCGATACTGGCATGAGCGTAAATGGAAGTGTCCGAATTCTCCCGTTGTGGGTATTTCATGGTACGAAGCGTATGCCTTTTGCAACTGGCTAACCAAAGACGACAGGTACATCTATCGTCTTCCTACAGAGCAGGAATGGCAGGTAGTGGCATCTGGTATTGAGAGGCGGGTGTATCCGTGGGATAATGGCTGGGACAAGCTGAGATGCAATAATTGGGAAATTGGTCTGCAAAAAACCTCACCAGTGGGTATTTTCAAAAAAGGAGACACACCAGAAGGTATCTCGGACGTGGTAGGAAATGTATGGGAATGGACAGATAGTTGGTATGATAAGGCTGAAATGCGTGTTTTGCGCGGCGGCTCCTGGGGCAGTGGAGATTATGACTATCAGTGCACAAGTCGTAACCATGGCGTACCGTTCGGCAGACGCAGCGATGTTGGATTTCGTTGCGCCAGGACTCTTAAACTTTGA
- a CDS encoding DUF4062 domain-containing protein has protein sequence MQKRCTLHLNIGAATPQSISITMKDKKEISVFIASPGDVTAERTVVREICEDLNKSALLKPYGISFQAIGWEDAFPSPGRPQELINRLVEECDIFVCIFHKRFGSPTGKEASGTLEEFLLAYDSWKSLKKPHIMTYFKEVQIRSRKEQEDPQLTKVLDLKDKIEEEKLLLFEEFSTTDDFCVKIKDHLEKWTAESAKGWEKINGKISKLIPETELPLIIPPTYKNWISMRCEKMDIDKLVDTKDKGLISLTLPETFIPLYAAPPDKKTKAEMFIPFYTEQIGKKTKQEQKEIEKGQSAVDIETLIAEHEYLLISGQAGSGKTTLLKYLAYTIEPAHKLKNKP, from the coding sequence ATGCAAAAAAGATGTACATTACACCTTAACATTGGTGCGGCTACGCCGCAATCAATCTCCATTACAATGAAAGACAAAAAAGAAATCAGCGTTTTTATCGCGTCTCCCGGAGACGTGACGGCAGAACGAACGGTTGTGCGTGAAATCTGTGAAGATTTAAATAAAAGCGCGCTCCTTAAACCCTACGGGATCTCATTTCAGGCCATAGGATGGGAAGATGCATTCCCGTCTCCCGGCCGCCCACAGGAGCTTATAAACCGGCTTGTAGAAGAGTGTGATATCTTTGTGTGCATATTTCACAAACGGTTTGGTTCTCCTACGGGAAAAGAAGCATCGGGCACCCTGGAAGAATTTCTCCTTGCCTATGATTCCTGGAAGTCATTGAAGAAGCCTCATATTATGACTTATTTCAAAGAGGTACAGATTCGCTCCAGGAAGGAACAGGAAGACCCCCAACTGACAAAGGTGCTGGATTTAAAGGACAAGATTGAAGAAGAAAAATTGCTGTTGTTTGAGGAATTTTCCACAACCGATGACTTTTGCGTGAAAATCAAGGATCATCTGGAAAAATGGACTGCGGAAAGCGCAAAGGGGTGGGAAAAAATCAATGGCAAAATTTCGAAACTGATCCCTGAAACGGAACTACCATTAATCATCCCTCCGACCTACAAAAACTGGATATCCATGCGTTGCGAAAAAATGGATATTGATAAACTGGTTGACACGAAGGACAAGGGACTGATTAGTTTAACCTTGCCGGAGACATTTATTCCCCTCTATGCAGCACCGCCGGATAAAAAAACAAAGGCGGAAATGTTTATTCCCTTCTATACCGAGCAGATAGGCAAAAAAACAAAACAAGAACAAAAAGAGATAGAAAAAGGGCAATCTGCCGTTGATATCGAAACTCTTATAGCTGAGCATGAGTACTTGTTAATAAGCGGGCAGGCAGGCTCTGGTAAAACAACCTTACTCAAGTATCTGGCTTATACTATAGAGCCTGCGCATAAACTAAAAAACAAGCCATGA
- a CDS encoding DUF423 domain-containing protein, with amino-acid sequence MDRIFFVIGALSAGVGVAAGAFGAHGLKSRLSPEMFSVFEVGVRYQMYHVFALMATAWAKTRWPSSLVVIGGWLFVVGIVLFSGSLYLLSLSGMHWPGIVTPLGGVALLAGWVCLGWGVWRRHK; translated from the coding sequence ATGGACCGAATATTCTTTGTTATCGGCGCCCTGTCGGCAGGTGTTGGGGTGGCGGCAGGCGCCTTTGGCGCTCACGGACTGAAGAGCCGCCTGAGCCCGGAGATGTTTTCTGTTTTTGAAGTGGGTGTGCGCTATCAGATGTATCATGTCTTTGCGCTCATGGCAACTGCCTGGGCAAAGACAAGGTGGCCATCTTCACTCGTTGTCATAGGCGGATGGTTGTTCGTCGTCGGGATAGTCCTCTTCTCCGGCAGCCTTTATCTGCTGAGTCTGAGTGGGATGCACTGGCCTGGCATAGTCACGCCCCTGGGCGGAGTAGCCCTTCTGGCCGGCTGGGTTTGCCTGGGATGGGGTGTTTGGAGGCGTCATAAGTGA
- a CDS encoding SUMF1/EgtB/PvdO family nonheme iron enzyme: MKFVYPLMLLVALPTMHLNLLNAEPTKKEAKNLSHTDEPLPKTKANVIKNKLCPECSRIYPGDVNFCSIDGKGLVDFTEEELICPTCKQKANPGEKFCKKDGTPLISKSLPDKTTSVPDKKIEINLPPNATQEDKTKAAMYHFMEGNRLREEMNDFEGALEEYRKAEKINPELPSLHFQMGGIYWKLGKQKEALAHLDKCKTILEAQPPETKSSESYQKTLQDVKVYINKLEKGLKPSEKNQRKELTQAERDERMKKALSENRGKWGEMIVIPAGKFTMGTKEDEFIPEETPQHEVYLDTYYIDKYEVTNALYWEFLQYIKSTGDHSKCFPGEPKNKDHTPGTPHTGWDYPYYDYPDYPVTRVDWYDAYAYAAWAGKRLPTEAEWEKAARGTDGRRFPWGNVWDAKRSNVGPDAPLSVGSFEYGASVYGCLDLIGSVSEWCYDWYHPEYYHTSPSMNPKGPEASTGMRVIKGASLFAPYAYKMRCAVRIFGNAEDRNKSIGFRCAKDYTPETEKTIKETSKPEDKGKAVH, translated from the coding sequence GTGAAGTTTGTATATCCCCTTATGCTATTGGTTGCATTACCGACAATGCACCTTAATTTGCTTAACGCAGAGCCAACCAAAAAAGAGGCAAAAAATCTTTCTCATACCGATGAACCTTTGCCCAAAACAAAGGCAAATGTTATAAAAAATAAGCTTTGCCCGGAATGTAGCAGGATATATCCTGGCGATGTAAACTTTTGCAGTATCGACGGCAAGGGGCTAGTAGATTTTACGGAAGAGGAACTTATCTGTCCAACCTGCAAACAAAAAGCAAACCCCGGAGAAAAATTCTGCAAAAAGGATGGGACACCACTGATCTCCAAATCTTTGCCTGATAAAACGACCTCTGTGCCTGACAAAAAGATAGAAATCAACCTTCCGCCAAATGCAACTCAGGAAGACAAGACGAAGGCCGCCATGTATCATTTCATGGAAGGAAACCGACTGCGCGAAGAAATGAATGATTTTGAAGGGGCTTTGGAGGAATACAGAAAAGCAGAGAAAATAAATCCGGAACTACCATCTCTCCATTTTCAGATGGGAGGAATTTATTGGAAACTTGGAAAACAGAAGGAGGCATTAGCCCATCTCGACAAATGTAAGACAATATTGGAGGCACAACCGCCCGAAACGAAGTCAAGTGAAAGTTATCAAAAGACATTGCAGGATGTCAAAGTTTACATAAACAAATTAGAAAAAGGGTTAAAACCATCCGAAAAGAATCAACGCAAGGAGTTAACGCAGGCTGAACGGGACGAAAGGATGAAAAAAGCCCTGTCTGAAAATCGGGGGAAATGGGGTGAAATGATAGTAATCCCTGCAGGAAAATTTACCATGGGCACAAAAGAAGATGAATTTATTCCTGAAGAAACACCACAGCATGAAGTGTATTTAGACACATACTATATCGATAAATACGAGGTCACCAACGCCCTGTACTGGGAATTTTTGCAATATATCAAAAGCACCGGCGACCACAGCAAATGTTTCCCGGGTGAACCAAAAAACAAGGACCATACCCCTGGGACACCCCACACAGGATGGGATTATCCCTATTATGACTATCCTGATTACCCGGTAACCAGGGTGGATTGGTATGATGCCTATGCCTACGCAGCCTGGGCAGGCAAACGTTTGCCCACGGAAGCTGAATGGGAGAAGGCCGCCAGGGGAACTGATGGGCGCAGATTTCCCTGGGGCAATGTCTGGGACGCTAAACGAAGCAATGTCGGCCCTGATGCGCCTTTGTCTGTTGGCAGTTTTGAATATGGGGCAAGCGTCTATGGATGCCTCGATTTAATCGGCAGCGTCTCAGAATGGTGCTACGACTGGTATCATCCGGAATATTACCATACGAGCCCAAGCATGAATCCGAAAGGACCGGAAGCTAGCACTGGCATGCGAGTAATCAAAGGAGCGTCTTTGTTTGCACCCTATGCATATAAAATGCGCTGTGCGGTAAGAATATTTGGAAATGCTGAGGATCGAAACAAAAGCATTGGCTTCCGATGCGCGAAAGATTATACACCAGAAACCGAGAAAACGATTAAGGAAACCAGTAAACCGGAAGACAAGGGCAAGGCCGTACATTAA